In Allomuricauda ruestringensis DSM 13258, the following proteins share a genomic window:
- the pth gene encoding aminoacyl-tRNA hydrolase translates to MLNLINKLFGSSKKLLQETDPMKKFLIVGLGNIGIKYEETRHNIGFKILDFLAEQEDFTFESAKLGAVATFKHKGKSVVCLKPSTYMNLSGKAVKYWMDKENISLDNVLIITDDLNLPFGSIRLKGKGSDGGHNGLKDIQNVLQTTKYNRFRFGVGSDFSKGNQIDYVLGKWDADQQKAMPERLKKSTDLIRSFVFAGAKNTMNQFNGK, encoded by the coding sequence ATGCTCAATTTAATCAATAAGCTTTTTGGCTCATCAAAAAAACTACTGCAAGAAACCGACCCCATGAAAAAATTTCTGATTGTTGGCCTTGGAAATATTGGAATCAAATACGAGGAAACCCGTCACAATATAGGCTTCAAGATTCTAGATTTTTTAGCGGAGCAAGAAGATTTTACTTTTGAAAGTGCCAAATTGGGTGCAGTTGCCACTTTTAAGCACAAAGGAAAAAGCGTGGTTTGTTTAAAGCCCTCAACTTATATGAATTTGAGCGGCAAAGCTGTAAAATATTGGATGGATAAGGAAAATATTAGTCTGGATAATGTATTGATCATTACCGATGACTTAAACCTTCCTTTTGGTTCTATCCGTTTAAAAGGCAAAGGAAGTGATGGTGGCCACAATGGATTAAAAGACATCCAAAATGTGTTACAGACAACCAAATACAACCGTTTTAGATTTGGTGTCGGTTCCGATTTTAGTAAAGGCAACCAAATTGATTATGTTTTGGGCAAATGGGATGCCGACCAACAAAAAGCCATGCCGGAACGCCTGAAAAAATCTACAGACCTTATACGCTCGTTTGTATTTGCTGGTGCAAAAAACACCATGAACCAATTCAATGGCAAGTAG
- a CDS encoding 50S ribosomal protein L25/general stress protein Ctc — MKSITIKGSQRESVGKVSTKALRNAGKVPCVLYGGDKPVHFSADEIAFKDLVYTPNAHTVVIELEDGQKFAAVLQDIQFHPVTDNILHIDFYQLFEDKPITMRIPVRLEGNSPGVKNGGRLLFRKRKLSIRALPDLLPDFITIDISKLRIGQTIAVETILNDDYTFLHPDSTAIVQVKASRTSIDDELAEDEDEEGVEGAEGETAEGGEAPEAEAAE; from the coding sequence ATGAAGTCAATTACAATCAAAGGATCCCAAAGAGAAAGCGTGGGCAAGGTTTCTACCAAGGCCTTACGTAATGCTGGAAAGGTCCCTTGCGTGCTGTACGGAGGGGATAAGCCAGTGCATTTTTCAGCAGATGAAATCGCATTCAAAGACTTGGTGTACACTCCAAATGCGCACACCGTAGTAATTGAATTGGAGGATGGCCAAAAGTTTGCCGCCGTATTGCAGGATATTCAATTTCACCCTGTAACCGACAACATCCTTCACATCGATTTCTATCAATTGTTCGAGGACAAACCAATCACCATGAGAATCCCGGTACGTTTGGAAGGAAACTCCCCAGGGGTTAAAAATGGTGGTCGCTTGCTTTTCAGAAAGCGAAAGCTATCCATTAGAGCACTGCCCGATTTGCTTCCTGATTTTATCACTATTGATATTTCCAAGTTGAGGATCGGACAGACCATTGCTGTAGAAACCATTCTTAACGACGACTACACATTCTTGCACCCAGATAGCACTGCTATCGTTCAGGTTAAAGCATCTAGAACTTCTATTGATGATGAGCTAGCCGAGGATGAAGATGAAGAAGGAGTAGAAGGAGCAGAAGGAGAAACTGCCGAAGGTGGCGAAGCTCCTGAAGCAGAAGCTGCGGAATAG
- a CDS encoding ribose-phosphate pyrophosphokinase: protein MAYQVPEPKIFACTQSVELGKKIAASYGAELGKVQFSRYSDGEFQPSFEESIRGARIFIIGSTNPSSENLMEMLLMLDAAKRASARHITAVMPYFGWARQDRKDKPRVPIAAKLVAKMLETAGATRIITMDLHADQIQGFFEKPVDHLFASTLFLPYLRGLNLDNLCIASPDMGGSKRAYAYSKALECDVVICYKQRAKANVISHMELIGDVQGKNVVLVDDMVDTAGTLTKAADLMMERGAESVRAVTTHGLLSGKAYERIEESKLSELIVTDSIPVNHEKEKIKVLSCADLFADVMHRVHHNTSISSKFLM, encoded by the coding sequence ATGGCCTATCAAGTTCCGGAACCTAAAATTTTTGCTTGTACCCAAAGTGTAGAGCTGGGCAAGAAAATCGCTGCTTCTTATGGTGCAGAATTGGGAAAAGTCCAATTCTCACGGTATAGCGATGGTGAATTCCAGCCATCGTTCGAGGAATCTATTCGAGGAGCCAGGATTTTTATCATCGGTTCTACGAATCCAAGCTCGGAAAACTTGATGGAAATGTTGTTGATGTTGGATGCTGCCAAAAGAGCTTCCGCAAGACACATTACGGCCGTTATGCCTTATTTTGGTTGGGCCAGACAAGATAGAAAGGACAAGCCACGTGTTCCCATCGCCGCCAAGTTGGTGGCCAAAATGTTGGAGACCGCTGGCGCAACAAGGATAATAACCATGGACCTGCATGCAGACCAAATCCAGGGCTTCTTTGAAAAGCCAGTGGATCATCTGTTTGCCTCTACCTTGTTCCTTCCTTATTTAAGAGGTCTTAATTTGGACAATTTGTGCATTGCATCTCCCGATATGGGTGGTTCCAAAAGAGCTTACGCCTATTCCAAAGCTTTGGAATGCGATGTAGTGATCTGTTACAAGCAAAGGGCCAAGGCCAATGTAATTTCGCACATGGAACTTATTGGCGATGTTCAGGGCAAAAACGTAGTTTTGGTGGATGATATGGTTGATACGGCCGGCACACTTACCAAAGCTGCCGATTTGATGATGGAAAGAGGTGCTGAAAGCGTACGTGCCGTAACAACACATGGATTACTATCCGGTAAGGCTTACGAAAGAATAGAGGAATCAAAATTGTCGGAACTAATCGTTACCGATTCCATTCCGGTAAATCATGAAAAAGAAAAAATAAAGGTATTGTCTTGTGCCGACCTCTTTGCAGATGTTATGCACCGGGTACATCACAACACGTCAATATCTTCAAAATTTTTAATGTAG
- a CDS encoding ribonucleotide-diphosphate reductase subunit beta: MQITQITKRDFSTQEFDLHKITNAILKAMTAVDHGQINNAQAIASNVNKVLLERKSQDEHYLPTVEEVQDVVENELMNSEFHDAAKAYIIYRNKRAQMRESDIFEKRINLKPYEYPQLYEYVPAIRHSYWIHTEFNFTSDIQDFKSGLNEVEQSAIKNTMLAISQIEVAVKSFWGDIYHRMPKPEIGSVGATFAESEVRHHDAYSHLLEILGLNQEFENLKKKPVIMKRVQYLETALKNAKSENNKEYAESILLFSLFIEHVSLFSQFLIIMAFNKHKNVLKGISNVVEATSKEEQIHGDFGIDVINIIKKEHPEWFDDAYKEMIQDICVKAFDAESRIVDWIFEAGELDFLPKNLVNEFIKNRFNNSLESIGISKIFDVDQKLLDQTEWFDDEIIGTKHGDFFVKRSINYSKRTQSITSDDLF, translated from the coding sequence ATGCAGATTACTCAAATAACCAAGAGGGACTTTAGTACGCAAGAATTTGATTTACACAAGATTACCAATGCAATCTTGAAGGCTATGACCGCGGTAGACCATGGCCAGATCAACAATGCGCAGGCCATTGCCAGTAACGTCAACAAGGTGTTGTTGGAACGAAAGAGCCAAGACGAACATTATTTGCCTACCGTCGAAGAAGTGCAAGATGTAGTGGAGAACGAACTTATGAATAGTGAGTTCCACGATGCCGCAAAAGCCTATATTATTTATAGAAACAAAAGGGCACAAATGCGCGAATCGGATATTTTCGAGAAGCGTATCAACCTGAAGCCTTATGAGTATCCTCAATTGTATGAGTACGTACCAGCGATCCGACACTCTTATTGGATACATACTGAGTTTAATTTCACCAGTGATATCCAAGATTTTAAATCCGGGTTGAACGAAGTTGAACAGAGTGCCATCAAGAATACCATGTTGGCCATTTCCCAAATTGAGGTGGCGGTAAAATCATTCTGGGGGGATATTTATCATAGAATGCCAAAGCCGGAAATTGGTTCGGTCGGAGCTACGTTTGCCGAGAGTGAGGTGCGTCATCACGATGCATACTCCCATCTTTTGGAGATTTTGGGATTGAACCAGGAGTTTGAAAACCTGAAGAAGAAACCTGTTATCATGAAACGAGTGCAGTATTTGGAGACTGCGCTTAAAAATGCAAAAAGTGAGAACAACAAGGAATATGCAGAATCTATCTTACTTTTCTCCCTTTTCATTGAACATGTGTCCCTCTTCTCTCAGTTTTTGATCATTATGGCTTTCAATAAGCACAAAAATGTGCTGAAAGGAATTTCCAATGTGGTTGAGGCGACTTCAAAAGAAGAGCAAATTCATGGTGATTTCGGTATCGATGTAATCAACATCATCAAAAAAGAACACCCAGAGTGGTTCGATGATGCTTATAAAGAAATGATCCAGGACATCTGTGTAAAAGCATTCGATGCAGAAAGCAGAATAGTGGACTGGATTTTTGAAGCAGGTGAATTGGACTTTCTGCCAAAGAACTTGGTGAACGAATTCATCAAAAACAGATTTAACAATTCCTTGGAGAGTATTGGAATCTCCAAAATATTCGATGTCGATCAAAAGCTATTAGATCAGACCGAATGGTTCGATGACGAGATCATAGGAACAAAACACGGAGACTTTTTTGTAAAAAGATCCATCAACTACAGCAAAAGAACACAAAGTATAACAAGCGACGACCTTTTTTAA
- a CDS encoding ribonucleoside-diphosphate reductase subunit alpha translates to MEKRTQTTPTTDQKQDNKTQELVNARKDTLSKLKTEGGKGFEWLNEYSRKFLASGYLTEGVSPEERIREIGDRAEEILQIPGYSDKFYGYMSEGFFSLASPVWSNFGKKRGLPISCFGSHIDDDMGNILYTQSEVGMMSKLGGGTSGYFGKIRHRGAPVKNNGQASGAVHIMQLFESMVDVVSQGSVRRGRFSPYLPIDHKDIMEFLEIGTEGNPIQQLTHGVTVTNQWMQEMVEGDVEKRTVWAKVLQRRGEMGYPYIFFSDNANDGAADVYKDKNHRIHASNLCTEIMLPSNDDWSFVCVLSSINLMHYDKWKKTDAVETMVHFLDAVITEFIEKLEAYRDSSDREDRQTFLFMERAYNFAKQNRSLGLGALGWHSLLQSKRLAFNSQEAYNLNSEIFREIKERSYKASEQLAERFGEPEVLKGYGRRNATLNAIAPTTSSAFILGQVSQGIEPIWSNCYVKDIAKIKVTIKNPFLMDLLEEKGQNTSEVWKSIRDMDGSVQHLDFLTEEEKAVFKTYSELDQLDIVYQAANRQNHIDQGQSVNIIVHPDMPTKDINKIHVTAWKLGLKSLYYQHSMNAAQKFKQKKDCVSCEA, encoded by the coding sequence ATGGAGAAGAGAACACAAACAACCCCGACCACCGATCAAAAGCAGGATAACAAAACGCAAGAACTTGTTAACGCAAGAAAGGATACCTTGTCTAAACTCAAAACAGAGGGAGGCAAAGGATTTGAATGGTTGAACGAATATAGCCGAAAATTTTTGGCGTCTGGATACCTTACCGAAGGTGTAAGTCCAGAGGAACGTATCCGTGAGATTGGTGATAGGGCAGAGGAGATTTTGCAGATTCCGGGGTATTCGGACAAATTCTACGGCTATATGTCCGAAGGGTTTTTCTCTTTGGCTTCTCCAGTATGGTCCAATTTTGGAAAAAAGCGTGGGTTGCCCATTAGTTGCTTTGGATCGCACATTGATGATGATATGGGGAACATCCTATACACCCAATCAGAGGTCGGAATGATGTCGAAGCTTGGTGGTGGAACATCAGGATACTTTGGTAAAATAAGGCATAGGGGGGCTCCTGTAAAAAATAACGGGCAAGCTTCTGGAGCGGTTCACATAATGCAGTTGTTCGAATCCATGGTCGATGTGGTCAGTCAAGGATCGGTACGTCGAGGTCGTTTTTCTCCATACTTACCTATTGACCATAAGGACATTATGGAGTTTTTGGAAATAGGTACGGAAGGAAACCCTATACAACAATTGACCCATGGGGTAACTGTAACCAACCAATGGATGCAGGAAATGGTCGAGGGTGATGTTGAAAAAAGAACTGTGTGGGCCAAGGTATTGCAGCGTAGGGGAGAAATGGGATACCCTTATATATTCTTCTCCGACAATGCCAATGACGGTGCCGCGGATGTCTACAAAGACAAAAACCACCGTATCCACGCTAGTAACCTGTGTACGGAAATCATGTTACCATCCAACGATGATTGGTCGTTTGTATGCGTACTTTCCAGTATCAACTTAATGCATTACGACAAATGGAAGAAGACCGATGCGGTTGAAACCATGGTTCACTTTTTGGATGCCGTAATTACCGAGTTTATCGAAAAACTGGAAGCATACAGAGATTCTTCCGATAGGGAAGATCGACAAACCTTCCTATTTATGGAGAGGGCCTACAACTTTGCCAAGCAAAACCGTTCGTTGGGCCTAGGTGCTTTGGGTTGGCACTCCTTATTGCAGTCCAAAAGATTGGCGTTCAACAGTCAAGAAGCCTACAATCTTAACAGCGAGATTTTTAGGGAAATCAAGGAGCGCTCTTACAAAGCATCCGAGCAATTGGCAGAACGTTTTGGCGAGCCAGAAGTATTGAAAGGCTACGGAAGACGCAATGCAACCTTGAACGCTATTGCGCCAACCACATCATCCGCCTTTATTTTGGGGCAGGTATCCCAAGGAATTGAGCCTATTTGGTCCAATTGCTATGTAAAAGATATCGCCAAGATCAAGGTGACCATCAAAAATCCGTTCTTAATGGATTTGTTGGAAGAAAAAGGACAGAACACTTCCGAGGTATGGAAGAGCATCCGTGATATGGATGGTTCCGTACAACACTTGGACTTTTTGACCGAAGAGGAGAAAGCGGTGTTCAAAACCTATTCAGAATTGGATCAGTTGGACATTGTGTACCAAGCGGCCAATAGACAAAACCACATTGATCAAGGACAATCGGTGAACATTATTGTACACCCCGACATGCCTACCAAGGATATCAACAAAATCCACGTAACCGCATGGAAACTCGGTTTAAAATCGTTGTACTATCAGCATAGTATGAATGCTGCACAGAAATTTAAACAAAAGAAAGATTGTGTTAGCTGTGAGGCATAG